The Exiguobacterium aurantiacum DSM 6208 genome includes a window with the following:
- the ftsA gene encoding cell division protein FtsA, translated as MEANGYVAALDIGTSEIKLVVGELLGGTLNILAEGCAPSAGVKRGAVVDIDKTVQAIKQAVEHAEAALGDQIRSVYVAIEGEHIQIAPCHGIASVKREDQEITDADVIEVINSAQVMRLPDEMSVIDVIPSSFTVDQQTGVVDPRGMLGYRLEMHGKMVTGSKTILHSIRRSIERAGLKLDGFVLGNLALGMSAASVDEIDLGIGLIDIGHEKTTVSVFYRGDLVYSYILPVGGDHMTRDLVYKLNCKYQDAKVAKEEYGLALEEMADATEGFSFTNINGEVAYEPQAEISYVLEARIEEMFTLVLNRVQKVGVPTLSGGYLLCGGAAALPGIQELATRVMGQKTRLYQPSSIGVRHPKYASAVGVLKYVLMSDHHVSKQNLEKPEEREVVPTPDHTNRHHDSDVEPEATDRESKNGFGRLMEKLFGV; from the coding sequence TTGGAAGCGAATGGTTATGTAGCCGCATTAGATATAGGAACGTCAGAAATTAAGCTCGTCGTGGGTGAACTACTCGGGGGAACGCTTAACATTTTGGCGGAGGGATGTGCCCCGTCTGCAGGAGTAAAACGTGGCGCCGTCGTCGACATCGATAAGACGGTTCAAGCAATCAAACAAGCCGTCGAACATGCCGAAGCGGCACTCGGTGACCAAATTCGGTCGGTATACGTTGCCATTGAAGGGGAACATATCCAAATCGCCCCGTGTCACGGAATCGCATCGGTCAAGCGTGAAGACCAAGAAATCACGGATGCCGATGTGATCGAAGTCATCAACTCGGCGCAAGTGATGCGTCTCCCGGATGAGATGAGCGTCATCGATGTCATCCCGTCCTCGTTCACGGTCGACCAGCAGACAGGTGTCGTCGATCCACGCGGCATGCTCGGTTATCGTTTAGAGATGCACGGGAAGATGGTGACGGGCTCGAAGACGATCTTACATAGCATCCGCCGTTCGATTGAACGTGCGGGACTGAAGCTCGACGGCTTCGTGCTCGGTAACTTAGCGCTCGGCATGAGTGCCGCTTCTGTCGATGAGATCGACCTTGGCATCGGCTTGATCGATATCGGTCATGAGAAAACGACCGTCTCCGTGTTCTATCGCGGTGACCTCGTTTACTCATACATCCTCCCTGTCGGTGGCGACCATATGACACGTGACTTGGTGTACAAGCTCAATTGTAAATACCAAGATGCGAAAGTCGCGAAGGAAGAGTACGGGCTCGCCCTAGAAGAAATGGCTGATGCGACCGAAGGCTTCTCGTTCACGAACATTAACGGCGAAGTCGCTTACGAGCCGCAAGCAGAAATTAGTTACGTTTTAGAGGCGAGAATAGAGGAAATGTTTACATTGGTGTTGAATAGAGTGCAAAAGGTAGGCGTCCCGACGCTCAGTGGAGGTTATCTCCTTTGTGGCGGAGCCGCTGCCTTGCCTGGCATCCAAGAACTTGCGACGCGAGTCATGGGTCAGAAGACGAGACTTTACCAACCGTCCTCGATTGGTGTCAGACACCCGAAATACGCGTCTGCCGTCGGCGTCCTCAAGTATGTGCTTATGAGCGACCATCATGTCTCGAAGCAAAACTTGGAGAAGCCGGAGGAGCGTGAGGTCGTTCCGACACCAGATCACACGAATCGTCATCATGATTCTGATGTGGAACCGGAAGCGACAGATCGCGAATCTAAAAATGGATTCGGTCGATTAATGGAAAAACTATTTGGCGTGTAA
- a CDS encoding cell division protein FtsQ/DivIB yields METRQNTVRSLEDRIPYMKDQRRKKANRRLSAILLLFALLIALVVYMQTSVSDVKAVNVSGLDWLSEAYVLEKIELDTNSKIVEVSPKRLEATIKSLPGVKDVDVDRSWYNIVSIDLEEEKMIAYSRTDEEEVVVLADGSLHPTGQIDDPEKLKDGPLLREFTDVADLEKVAGELEQVDDAMRARMSEIVFSKRDGEPTRYEIFMNDGNTLVTPTFKLGQTVSKYGEIFENIPKGQRGTVVMDGGYYFVPYEKPKE; encoded by the coding sequence ATGGAGACACGTCAGAACACCGTCCGTAGTTTAGAAGACCGTATCCCGTATATGAAAGACCAGCGACGTAAGAAGGCGAACCGTCGTCTGTCCGCCATCTTACTCTTGTTCGCCCTGCTCATTGCGCTCGTCGTCTATATGCAGACGTCGGTGTCTGACGTGAAGGCGGTGAACGTGTCCGGCCTCGATTGGTTGTCCGAGGCGTACGTATTAGAGAAAATCGAACTCGACACGAACTCGAAAATCGTCGAAGTCTCTCCGAAGCGATTAGAAGCGACGATCAAATCACTTCCCGGGGTGAAGGACGTCGATGTCGATCGGAGTTGGTACAACATCGTCTCGATCGATCTCGAGGAAGAGAAGATGATTGCCTATTCACGGACGGACGAGGAAGAAGTCGTCGTTCTCGCCGACGGGTCGCTCCACCCGACCGGTCAAATCGATGATCCGGAAAAACTGAAGGACGGACCGCTGTTGCGTGAATTCACCGATGTCGCCGACCTTGAGAAAGTGGCCGGGGAACTCGAACAAGTCGACGATGCGATGCGGGCTCGTATGTCGGAAATCGTCTTCTCGAAACGAGACGGCGAGCCGACGCGTTATGAGATATTTATGAACGATGGCAACACGCTTGTGACACCGACGTTCAAACTCGGCCAAACGGTGTCGAAATACGGTGAAATCTTTGAAAACATCCCGAAAGGACAGCGGGGAACCGTCGTCATGGATGGAGGTTATTATTTCGTCCCGTATGAAAAACCGAAAGAATAA
- the murG gene encoding undecaprenyldiphospho-muramoylpentapeptide beta-N-acetylglucosaminyltransferase, which yields MKVIISGGGTGGHIYPALALLDTLKERHPDLQVLYIGTENGLEADLVPRAGIPFKSIRIAGLKRSLSLENVKTGYWFLKSVRELRKEMKAFLPDVVIGTGGFVSGPVVFTAQQLGIPTILHEQNSIPGLTNKFLSKKADRVALSFAGSEAHFPGANVRVIGNPRGSEVLKTVVDEAKVRSAYGLDERPIVVIYGGSRGAEAINRAVLEAIPELAKEPVNVLYVTGNVHYDTVIAKAPTADNVHVLPYVYDMPELLACATLVVSRAGASTISELTALGLPSILIPSPYVTADHQTKNASALVESGAATLIRETELSGGTLVEAIRHVLAEQEQMAAASKRLGFPEAAEALVELVEEVSR from the coding sequence ATGAAAGTCATCATTTCGGGCGGGGGAACGGGAGGACACATCTACCCGGCCCTCGCTTTACTAGACACGTTGAAAGAACGCCATCCTGACTTACAAGTGCTCTATATCGGCACGGAGAACGGTCTAGAGGCCGACCTCGTTCCTCGCGCTGGAATTCCGTTCAAATCGATTCGAATCGCCGGTTTGAAACGGTCGCTATCGCTTGAGAACGTCAAGACGGGCTATTGGTTCTTGAAGTCTGTCCGGGAGCTCCGAAAAGAGATGAAGGCGTTCCTTCCGGACGTCGTCATCGGCACGGGCGGCTTCGTCTCCGGACCGGTCGTCTTTACAGCGCAACAACTCGGGATCCCGACCATCCTGCACGAACAAAACAGCATCCCGGGATTGACGAACAAGTTCCTATCGAAAAAAGCGGATCGTGTCGCCCTATCGTTCGCGGGGTCAGAAGCTCATTTTCCGGGGGCGAACGTTCGCGTCATCGGGAACCCGCGTGGCAGTGAAGTATTGAAGACGGTCGTCGATGAGGCGAAAGTCCGGTCCGCCTATGGACTTGATGAGCGTCCGATCGTTGTCATTTATGGAGGCAGCCGCGGGGCAGAAGCAATCAACCGGGCGGTGCTCGAAGCCATCCCTGAGCTGGCCAAAGAGCCGGTGAACGTGCTCTACGTGACCGGGAACGTTCACTACGACACGGTCATCGCGAAAGCCCCGACCGCAGACAACGTCCACGTGTTGCCGTACGTCTACGACATGCCGGAACTTCTCGCCTGTGCGACGCTCGTCGTCTCCCGGGCAGGAGCTTCGACAATCTCTGAGCTCACGGCACTTGGCTTACCGAGCATCTTGATTCCAAGCCCGTATGTGACCGCTGACCACCAGACGAAAAACGCGTCGGCGCTCGTCGAGAGCGGAGCGGCCACATTGATTCGGGAGACGGAGTTGTCCGGCGGCACGCTCGTCGAAGCGATTCGTCACGTCTTAGCCGAGCAGGAACAAATGGCTGCGGCATCGAAACGGTTAGGATTCCCGGAAGCAGCAGAAGCGCTCGTTGAACTCGTGGAAGAAGTAAGCCGCTAA
- the murD gene encoding UDP-N-acetylmuramoyl-L-alanine--D-glutamate ligase, translating into MQKQWKGKRVLVLGAARSGLAAAAYLTGVEAVVTINTGSEPSADERTKIEQLGIKSVFGSHPLDLLEDTDVIVKNPGIPYHIPLLQAAMERGIPIYTEVELAYLATDAAFVGITGSNGKTTTTTLVHELLKGGNRPVHVAGNIGFPAIEVASKAKSEDIIVIELSSFQLMGVEAFHPKAAALLNLSEAHLDYHGDFESYANAKGNLFRNMTDADRVVVKRADAEVMKRVPEQLTAQTFGYEVGDAFVEDGWITVHGDKVIQVSELALGGAHNVENVLAALLLIEPFDIPRSHIERVLRTFGGVAHRTENVGRILGRSVYNDSKATNNVATEAALAGFESPIVWVCGGLERGADLSSLIPAMSRVKAVVAYGETAERFKTLGASQGVPAFAVGTLEEAVPLAFEQSAEDDVLLLSPACASWDQYKTFEERGEHFVDLVRKYEEANR; encoded by the coding sequence ATGCAAAAGCAGTGGAAAGGTAAACGCGTCCTCGTCCTCGGCGCTGCCCGCAGCGGACTCGCCGCAGCCGCCTATTTGACGGGTGTGGAAGCGGTCGTGACAATCAATACCGGTTCAGAACCGTCAGCTGATGAACGGACGAAAATCGAGCAGTTAGGAATCAAATCGGTATTTGGTTCCCATCCGCTCGACTTGTTGGAAGACACGGACGTCATCGTCAAAAATCCAGGGATCCCGTACCACATCCCGTTGCTTCAAGCAGCGATGGAACGAGGTATCCCCATCTATACGGAAGTCGAACTCGCTTACTTGGCGACGGACGCGGCGTTTGTCGGAATCACCGGTTCAAACGGGAAAACGACGACGACGACGCTCGTCCACGAACTGTTAAAAGGCGGAAACCGTCCGGTACACGTGGCCGGAAACATCGGCTTCCCGGCAATCGAAGTCGCGTCAAAAGCGAAATCGGAAGACATCATCGTCATCGAGCTGTCGAGTTTTCAATTGATGGGTGTCGAGGCGTTTCATCCGAAAGCGGCGGCGCTTCTCAATTTGTCAGAAGCCCATCTCGATTATCACGGAGACTTTGAATCGTATGCCAACGCAAAAGGGAACTTGTTCCGTAACATGACCGACGCTGACCGGGTCGTCGTGAAACGCGCCGATGCGGAAGTGATGAAACGGGTGCCGGAACAGTTGACGGCGCAAACGTTCGGCTATGAGGTTGGAGATGCATTCGTTGAAGACGGCTGGATCACCGTTCATGGCGACAAGGTCATCCAAGTGTCGGAACTGGCGCTCGGCGGTGCCCATAACGTCGAAAACGTTTTGGCGGCGCTACTCCTCATTGAACCATTCGACATTCCGCGTTCACATATCGAACGTGTGTTGCGGACGTTCGGCGGTGTCGCGCACCGGACTGAGAACGTGGGTCGCATCCTCGGCCGCAGCGTCTACAACGATTCGAAAGCGACGAATAACGTGGCGACCGAAGCGGCGCTCGCTGGATTCGAATCACCGATTGTCTGGGTGTGCGGTGGGCTCGAGCGAGGTGCGGACTTGTCGTCACTCATCCCGGCGATGTCACGCGTCAAAGCGGTCGTCGCCTATGGTGAGACGGCGGAACGGTTCAAAACACTCGGCGCCTCGCAAGGTGTCCCGGCGTTTGCTGTCGGCACGCTCGAAGAGGCGGTACCGCTCGCGTTTGAACAATCGGCAGAAGATGATGTGCTCTTACTGTCACCTGCATGTGCCAGTTGGGATCAATATAAGACGTTCGAGGAGCGAGGCGAGCATTTCGTCGACCTCGTCCGCAAATACGAGGAGGCGAACCGATGA
- the mraY gene encoding phospho-N-acetylmuramoyl-pentapeptide-transferase produces MLISLIVLISSLLTVLVVMPRAIPALRQLKFGQEIRDEGPDWHQKKSGTPTMGGIIILLALVVGFIVSLIFGDAVAGFGTLLFVTLAFGVIGFLDDYIKVVNKRNLGLTSLQKLIGQIVVSVLFVWFLSLGAGLDTTIQIPFTSIAFDTGWLYVAIVIFWLVGFSNAVNLTDGLDGLVSFSAIPTFAFFGIYALGQDEAGVAWFAFSAVGALLGFLVFNKYPAKIFMGDTGSLALGGAVAGLALMLKLELLLVFVGIIFVIETLSVILQVLSFKTRGKRIFKMSPIHHHFEMVGWSEWRIVLTFGGISLITAFLSLLLM; encoded by the coding sequence ATGTTAATCAGTTTAATCGTCTTAATCAGTTCATTATTGACCGTATTGGTCGTTATGCCGCGGGCCATTCCCGCGTTGCGTCAATTGAAGTTCGGTCAAGAAATCCGCGATGAAGGTCCGGATTGGCATCAAAAGAAATCTGGGACACCGACAATGGGAGGCATCATCATCTTGCTCGCACTCGTCGTCGGCTTCATCGTCTCGCTCATTTTCGGCGATGCGGTAGCGGGCTTCGGGACCCTCTTGTTCGTCACGCTGGCGTTCGGGGTGATTGGTTTCCTCGACGACTACATTAAAGTCGTGAATAAACGAAACCTCGGTCTCACATCGCTTCAAAAATTGATTGGACAAATTGTCGTCTCGGTGTTGTTCGTGTGGTTCCTTTCACTCGGTGCCGGCTTGGACACGACGATTCAAATCCCGTTCACTTCGATCGCGTTTGATACGGGTTGGTTGTACGTCGCCATCGTCATTTTCTGGCTCGTCGGTTTTTCGAACGCTGTCAACTTGACGGACGGCCTCGACGGCCTCGTGTCGTTCTCGGCCATCCCGACGTTCGCATTCTTCGGGATTTATGCGCTCGGGCAAGACGAGGCCGGTGTCGCCTGGTTCGCTTTCAGTGCGGTCGGGGCGCTTCTTGGATTCCTCGTCTTCAACAAGTACCCGGCGAAAATCTTCATGGGTGACACGGGATCGCTCGCCCTTGGCGGCGCGGTCGCGGGACTTGCGCTCATGCTGAAGCTCGAGCTGTTGCTCGTCTTCGTCGGGATCATCTTCGTCATCGAGACGCTCAGTGTCATCTTGCAAGTGCTCTCGTTCAAAACGAGAGGGAAGCGTATCTTCAAGATGAGTCCGATTCACCACCACTTCGAGATGGTCGGTTGGTCAGAATGGCGCATCGTCTTGACGTTCGGTGGAATCAGCTTGATCACGGCATTCTTGTCGTTACTACTCATGTAA
- a CDS encoding UDP-N-acetylmuramoyl-tripeptide--D-alanyl-D-alanine ligase, with the protein MEQLTIQTLASWFGIKSDDVREVRNVATDSRDDNQDGLFVPIIGARVDGHDYIDKAIEQGAIVTFWEEGRKQPEGIVTIPVPSPLKALQEAAARHLAEIDPLVVAITGSNGKTSTKDMVAVVLEEKFKTHKTAGNFNSDVGLPLTVLRMPRDTEVAVLEMGMNGFGQIELLSNIAKPDVAFVTNIGESHGEQVGGRQGIAKAKLEIKAGLKPDGVLIVDADEPLLAGEGFRVGYDADADGNIEVVETTFDASIFRYDGELFELKVLGAHQIRNAAYAIACGRQFGLDHATIQRGLDRVKLTTMRMEKQMFGDAHLINDAYNASPTSMIAAIETVKSLEGFSRRVLVLGDMYELGVDEFEQHVQVGRVITAPVTDCILIGDKAKWIQEGMTDDRVNVTCVATVEEAKPLLGSYQRPQTVILLKASRGLALERLVQ; encoded by the coding sequence ATGGAACAATTGACGATTCAAACATTGGCAAGCTGGTTCGGCATCAAGTCGGACGACGTGCGTGAAGTACGGAACGTCGCGACGGATTCACGAGACGATAATCAAGACGGGCTGTTCGTCCCGATCATCGGGGCACGCGTCGACGGACATGATTACATTGATAAGGCGATCGAGCAAGGTGCCATCGTCACGTTTTGGGAAGAAGGACGCAAACAGCCGGAAGGCATCGTGACGATTCCGGTCCCGTCTCCGCTCAAGGCACTCCAAGAAGCGGCAGCCCGCCATTTGGCAGAGATCGATCCGCTCGTCGTCGCCATCACCGGTTCGAACGGGAAGACGTCGACGAAAGACATGGTCGCGGTCGTGCTCGAAGAGAAGTTCAAGACGCACAAGACGGCCGGCAATTTCAACTCGGACGTCGGCTTGCCACTCACAGTGCTCCGTATGCCGCGTGACACCGAGGTGGCCGTGCTCGAGATGGGCATGAACGGCTTCGGGCAAATCGAACTGTTGTCCAACATCGCCAAGCCGGACGTCGCGTTCGTCACAAACATCGGTGAATCGCACGGCGAACAAGTCGGAGGACGCCAAGGCATCGCCAAGGCGAAACTCGAGATTAAAGCCGGGCTGAAACCGGACGGCGTGTTGATCGTCGATGCGGACGAACCGCTCCTTGCCGGAGAAGGTTTCCGGGTCGGGTATGATGCGGATGCGGACGGGAACATCGAGGTCGTCGAGACGACGTTCGACGCGTCCATCTTCCGCTACGACGGTGAGTTGTTCGAGCTGAAAGTGCTCGGGGCCCATCAAATTCGGAACGCCGCGTACGCCATCGCCTGCGGTCGTCAGTTCGGGCTCGACCATGCGACAATCCAACGCGGGCTCGACCGCGTCAAACTGACGACGATGCGGATGGAAAAGCAAATGTTCGGTGACGCCCATTTGATCAACGACGCCTACAACGCGAGCCCGACATCGATGATCGCTGCCATCGAGACCGTGAAATCGCTCGAAGGATTCAGCCGTCGAGTACTCGTCCTCGGGGATATGTACGAACTTGGCGTCGATGAGTTCGAGCAACACGTTCAAGTCGGGCGCGTCATCACGGCCCCGGTCACGGACTGCATCTTGATTGGGGACAAAGCGAAATGGATTCAAGAAGGGATGACGGATGACCGCGTCAACGTGACTTGCGTCGCCACGGTCGAGGAGGCGAAACCGCTCCTTGGCAGTTATCAACGACCACAGACTGTGATATTGTTAAAAGCATCGCGAGGACTGGCGCTCGAGCGTCTAGTTCAATAA
- a CDS encoding penicillin-binding transpeptidase domain-containing protein, translated as MAIVCFTPLFLFFVGWFFYLSVFQTYKGENMLAFAEEERWKAVSTLKAERGEIFDRFGQPIAINIPSYRVVAVLKLGGERVEGKTLLPEEFPEAARELATVIPMNEADVLKRLEQNVERGQIEFGVPGRDLTVEQKEEIESFEIPGITFVEEPKRYYPNKVFASSVIGYAQKIDQNGRIELVGELGIEKSLNDILSESYGLNRFEKDLAGRPLIASDEQLRIEPEDGADVQLTIDHRIQQLLDTKMDEMYEEYAPKNATAIIMDPKTGEIVALSDRPSFDPNTREITSYSNFSVSSRFEPGSTMKIFTLAAAINEGVFDPNELYKSGSYTYGRTTFNDYNITGWGTIPMVEGVWHSSNVAFSIMANERLGLSRYEDYFNAFKFDQRTGVDLPGEVNSQYDFESPLNVLITAWGQSTAVTPMQILQATSAIATDGTMKQPHVIKKVVNRETGETIRTTNPKVVGQPITAEAAQLTREALDGVVNSDLGTGQLYALENYRVIGKTGTAQIAENGKYLSGQYIHSFVAMAPEDDPELVMYIAVDRPNSDSSTTGPRIMAPLFKDVMDVALRYRSVEPEKQEKAVDASTKTTESYLDLGRDEAVTKAKAASFAPILLGGGEAVSAQSPVEGQSYVVGERLLLKTGDTFAMPNLSGWSLRDVKRLATLYQLNLEIDGTGFVTSQSIGKDKPVKTGATLKVRLESPSN; from the coding sequence GTGGCGATTGTTTGCTTCACACCGCTCTTTTTATTTTTTGTCGGTTGGTTTTTTTATCTATCTGTCTTCCAGACGTACAAAGGAGAGAACATGCTCGCTTTCGCCGAAGAGGAACGGTGGAAGGCGGTCAGTACGCTGAAAGCGGAGCGTGGTGAGATCTTTGACCGTTTCGGTCAACCGATTGCCATCAATATTCCGTCGTATCGGGTCGTCGCCGTCTTAAAGCTCGGAGGTGAGCGGGTCGAAGGGAAGACGTTGTTACCGGAAGAATTTCCGGAAGCGGCACGCGAGCTCGCGACCGTCATCCCGATGAACGAGGCTGATGTGTTAAAACGGCTCGAACAGAACGTCGAACGGGGTCAAATTGAGTTCGGTGTTCCCGGACGTGACTTGACGGTCGAACAAAAAGAAGAGATTGAGTCGTTCGAAATTCCGGGGATCACGTTCGTCGAAGAGCCGAAACGGTATTATCCGAATAAAGTGTTCGCCTCAAGCGTCATCGGCTATGCCCAAAAGATTGACCAAAACGGACGCATCGAACTCGTCGGAGAACTTGGGATCGAGAAGTCGTTGAACGATATTTTAAGTGAATCGTACGGCTTGAACCGGTTCGAGAAAGATCTTGCCGGCCGTCCGCTCATCGCGAGTGATGAGCAGTTGCGCATCGAGCCGGAAGACGGGGCGGACGTCCAGTTGACGATCGATCATCGCATTCAACAGCTGCTCGATACGAAGATGGACGAGATGTACGAAGAGTATGCGCCAAAAAATGCGACGGCGATCATCATGGACCCGAAGACGGGAGAAATCGTGGCACTGTCGGATCGGCCGTCATTTGACCCGAACACACGCGAGATCACGTCGTACAGCAACTTCTCCGTCTCGTCTCGATTCGAGCCGGGGTCGACGATGAAGATCTTCACACTCGCCGCGGCCATCAACGAAGGCGTGTTCGATCCGAACGAACTGTACAAGTCTGGTTCCTATACATATGGACGGACGACGTTTAATGATTACAACATTACCGGATGGGGTACGATTCCTATGGTAGAAGGCGTCTGGCACTCGTCAAACGTGGCGTTCTCCATCATGGCTAATGAACGTCTTGGCTTGAGCCGGTATGAAGACTATTTCAACGCTTTTAAATTCGACCAGCGCACCGGTGTTGATTTGCCGGGTGAGGTCAACAGTCAATACGACTTTGAAAGCCCGCTCAACGTGCTCATCACAGCCTGGGGCCAATCGACCGCGGTGACACCGATGCAAATCTTGCAAGCGACGTCAGCCATCGCGACCGATGGGACGATGAAGCAACCGCACGTCATTAAAAAAGTCGTCAACCGGGAGACCGGTGAGACGATTCGGACGACGAATCCGAAAGTCGTCGGGCAGCCGATCACGGCTGAAGCGGCCCAATTGACGCGTGAGGCACTCGACGGGGTCGTCAACAGCGACCTCGGTACCGGTCAACTGTACGCCCTTGAGAATTATCGGGTCATCGGGAAGACGGGGACGGCCCAAATCGCTGAGAACGGTAAATATTTGAGCGGTCAGTACATCCATTCGTTCGTCGCCATGGCACCGGAAGACGACCCGGAGCTCGTCATGTATATCGCCGTCGACCGTCCGAACAGCGACTCGTCGACGACGGGACCGCGCATCATGGCACCGTTATTCAAGGATGTGATGGATGTGGCGCTCCGTTACCGGAGCGTCGAACCTGAGAAGCAAGAGAAGGCGGTCGACGCGTCAACGAAGACGACGGAGTCCTACCTCGACCTCGGTCGTGACGAGGCGGTCACGAAAGCGAAGGCGGCCTCCTTCGCCCCGATTTTACTCGGTGGTGGAGAGGCGGTGTCCGCCCAAAGTCCGGTCGAAGGGCAATCGTACGTCGTCGGCGAACGGCTGCTATTAAAAACCGGAGACACGTTCGCAATGCCGAACTTGTCCGGGTGGTCGCTTCGAGACGTGAAACGTTTGGCAACCTTGTACCAATTGAATTTAGAAATAGACGGGACCGGCTTTGTCACTTCCCAGTCGATCGGGAAGGACAAGCCAGTCAAAACCGGGGCGACGTTGAAAGTGAGACTCGAGTCCCCGTCGAACTAA
- the ftsL gene encoding cell division protein FtsL → MPEAARKALQPHVSPNRNPIPQERPIPAPKRRTLTLFESILYPTMIASVVLFGGITVSKHNEAYNIMRDTALITQETNTIAKENEELKYEIAQLSSPERIYAIAEKLGMQFNEKNVKVID, encoded by the coding sequence ATGCCAGAAGCTGCCCGCAAGGCTCTGCAGCCTCACGTTTCACCGAATCGAAATCCGATTCCGCAAGAACGACCGATACCTGCTCCAAAACGACGTACGTTGACTTTGTTCGAATCCATCCTGTACCCGACGATGATCGCTTCTGTCGTCTTGTTCGGTGGCATCACGGTGTCGAAACATAATGAAGCGTACAACATCATGCGTGATACGGCCTTGATTACTCAAGAGACGAACACGATTGCCAAAGAGAACGAAGAACTGAAGTATGAGATTGCCCAACTTAGCTCGCCAGAGAGAATCTATGCGATAGCTGAAAAGCTCGGAATGCAGTTCAATGAGAAGAACGTCAAGGTGATTGACTGA
- the rsmH gene encoding 16S rRNA (cytosine(1402)-N(4))-methyltransferase RsmH: MFEHETVLKMESIEGLNIKPDGIYVDCTLGGAGHSEEIVKRLTTGHLYAFDQDDVALAHAKERLAPYEDRVTFIKSNFVHLKDELHARGVAQVDGVLFDLGVSSPQLDEAERGFSYNYDAPLDMRMDRSNPFSAYHVVNEWAFGDLARIFFTYGEEKFSKQIARKIEKARAEKPIETTFELVDLIKDAIPAPARRKGGHPAKRTFQAIRIAVNDELNVFDRAVQDAIDMLAINGRICVITFHSLEDRICKQVFKDKSQHPPLPPGLPVIPKEFEPELKLITRKPITAGGDELEDNRRARSAKLRVAEKQK; this comes from the coding sequence ATGTTTGAGCATGAAACGGTTTTAAAAATGGAGTCCATCGAAGGGTTGAACATCAAACCGGACGGGATTTATGTCGATTGCACGTTAGGAGGAGCCGGTCACAGTGAAGAGATTGTCAAACGATTGACGACAGGCCATCTATACGCCTTCGACCAAGATGACGTCGCCCTCGCGCACGCGAAAGAGCGCTTGGCTCCATATGAGGACCGGGTTACGTTCATAAAGAGCAACTTCGTCCACTTGAAAGACGAGCTGCATGCTCGTGGTGTCGCACAAGTCGATGGTGTCTTGTTCGACCTCGGTGTCTCGTCACCGCAACTTGATGAGGCGGAACGTGGATTTAGCTACAATTACGATGCCCCACTTGACATGCGCATGGACCGATCAAACCCATTTTCGGCCTATCACGTCGTCAATGAATGGGCGTTCGGGGACTTGGCCCGCATCTTCTTTACATACGGGGAAGAGAAGTTCTCGAAGCAAATCGCCCGTAAAATCGAGAAAGCCCGTGCCGAAAAGCCGATCGAGACGACGTTTGAACTCGTCGACTTGATCAAAGATGCGATCCCGGCACCGGCCCGACGTAAAGGCGGGCATCCCGCCAAACGGACGTTCCAAGCGATCCGCATCGCGGTCAATGATGAATTGAACGTGTTCGACCGCGCTGTCCAAGATGCGATCGACATGCTCGCCATCAACGGCCGCATCTGTGTCATCACGTTCCACTCGTTAGAAGACCGGATCTGTAAACAAGTATTTAAAGATAAAAGCCAGCACCCGCCGCTTCCGCCAGGGTTGCCGGTCATTCCGAAAGAGTTTGAGCCAGAATTGAAGCTCATCACCCGAAAGCCGATCACGGCCGGCGGCGATGAGCTTGAAGACAATCGACGCGCCCGTTCAGCGAAGCTTCGGGTCGCCGAAAAACAAAAATAG